A window of the Butyricimonas virosa genome harbors these coding sequences:
- a CDS encoding DUF1810 family protein: MKNLTWQNPGQHFVAQELIKIIINYVAELRIKNKDTTDMTSAKYEEYISKYKLRRFVDAHRQIYGSALTEIRSGKKQSHWMWYIFPQLRGLGHSHNAEYYGIVDRDEAIMFLLHPLLGRNLYEITMAMLTIDGKSAEEILGGIDALKFRSSMTLFDNICPNNIFSDALQKYYDGKSDERTLEMLQTGNVKDEQLISGGIIGAIIGDIVGSFYESRYRNPKSTSIALFTEGSRFTDDTVMSLAVADWLLSGELLQKTMPDWGLKFPHRGYGGMFYKWLYINKTKEPYNSFGNGAGMRVSPCGYYAQSLEEALNLAKQSAEVTHNHPEGIKGAQAIASAIFLARQHKSKDEIRDYIEQTFGYNLHRSCDEIRPTYQFDVTCQGSCPEAIIAFLDSHDYESSIRLAVSLGGDSDTIACMTGGIAAAYYGIPSWLVKYVTVEYLPNYIRDVIDRFDKACTERNY, from the coding sequence GTGAAAAATCTGACATGGCAAAATCCTGGGCAACATTTTGTTGCCCAGGAACTTATAAAAATAATTATCAATTATGTTGCGGAATTAAGGATAAAGAATAAAGACACTACCGATATGACCTCAGCAAAATACGAAGAATATATTTCAAAATACAAATTAAGGCGATTCGTTGATGCGCATCGTCAAATATACGGCTCTGCTTTGACGGAAATTCGTTCCGGCAAGAAACAATCGCATTGGATGTGGTATATATTTCCACAACTTCGAGGACTTGGCCATAGTCACAATGCTGAATATTATGGTATTGTAGACCGCGATGAAGCCATTATGTTTTTACTTCATCCTCTGTTAGGCAGAAACCTCTACGAAATCACAATGGCAATGCTTACCATTGACGGAAAATCCGCCGAGGAAATTTTAGGTGGAATAGATGCCTTGAAATTCCGTTCGTCAATGACGCTTTTCGATAACATATGTCCTAACAATATCTTCTCCGATGCCTTACAGAAGTATTACGATGGTAAATCTGATGAACGCACATTGGAAATGTTGCAAACAGGTAATGTCAAGGACGAGCAGCTTATTTCAGGAGGAATTATCGGTGCTATAATCGGAGATATTGTCGGCTCATTTTATGAATCTCGCTATCGTAATCCAAAATCAACAAGTATAGCTTTGTTTACGGAAGGAAGTCGTTTTACCGATGATACTGTAATGTCTCTTGCGGTTGCAGACTGGTTATTAAGTGGCGAACTTCTACAAAAAACCATGCCTGATTGGGGATTAAAATTTCCTCATAGAGGATATGGTGGCATGTTTTATAAGTGGTTGTATATCAATAAAACAAAAGAACCATACAATAGTTTTGGAAATGGTGCCGGTATGCGTGTAAGCCCTTGTGGATATTATGCCCAATCGCTTGAAGAGGCTCTTAATCTTGCCAAACAATCAGCGGAGGTTACACACAATCATCCTGAAGGAATCAAAGGCGCACAAGCTATTGCTTCAGCGATCTTCTTGGCTCGCCAACATAAATCAAAAGATGAAATTCGGGATTATATCGAACAGACCTTTGGCTATAATCTGCATCGATCTTGCGATGAGATTCGCCCAACATATCAGTTTGACGTAACTTGTCAAGGCTCCTGTCCGGAAGCGATAATTGCATTCCTGGATAGCCACGACTACGAATCGTCCATACGCTTGGCTGTGTCACTTGGTGGTGACAGCGATACAATAGCCTGCATGACAGGCGGTATTGCGGCAGCCTACTATGGCATCCCATCATGGCTGGTCAAGTATGTGACGGTGGAATATCTGCCTAATTATATTCGGGATGTTATTGACAGATTTGACAAAGCGTGTACAGAAAGGAATTATTAA
- a CDS encoding IS1380 family transposase, with translation MAKVAIKSEKITPFGGIFPIMEQFTSLLSSTIDSTLGLRCKLYGYQYSEIIRSLLCVYFCGGSCVEDVTTHLMGHLSLHPTLRTCSADTILRAINELAGENISYTSDAGKSYDFNTADTLNTLLLNCLLATGQLKEGGEYDVDFDHQFIETEKYDAKPTYKKFLGYRPGVAVIGDMIVGIENSDGNTNVRFHQEDTLKRILERLEEKGLTVNRFRADCGSCSEDIVDEVRKHCRTFYIRANRCSSLYDDIFALRGWKREEINDIEFELNSILVEKWKGKPYRLVIQRQRRMGCELDLWEGEYTYRCILTNDYEASMRDIVEFYNMRGGKERIFDDMAGGFGWGRLPKSFMAENTVFLLLTALIRNFYKAIMQRIEVKKFGLKETSRIKTFVFKFISVPAKWIKTARQYVLNIYTDNHAYVEAFKTSSG, from the coding sequence ATGGCAAAGGTAGCAATAAAATCCGAAAAAATCACTCCTTTTGGAGGCATATTTCCAATCATGGAGCAATTTACCTCCCTTCTCTCCTCTACAATTGACTCAACACTTGGGTTGAGATGCAAACTCTATGGTTATCAATACAGCGAAATCATCCGCTCCCTCCTATGCGTTTACTTCTGCGGCGGTTCTTGCGTTGAGGATGTCACCACCCACTTAATGGGTCATCTTTCCCTTCACCCCACACTCCGCACCTGTAGCGCCGACACCATCCTTAGGGCAATAAACGAACTGGCCGGGGAAAACATCTCATACACATCCGATGCCGGCAAGTCCTATGACTTCAATACGGCAGACACGCTCAACACATTGCTCCTGAATTGCCTGTTGGCCACAGGGCAGTTGAAAGAAGGCGGGGAATATGACGTTGACTTCGACCACCAGTTCATAGAGACGGAAAAGTACGATGCAAAGCCCACGTACAAGAAATTTCTTGGTTATAGGCCAGGAGTGGCCGTTATTGGTGACATGATTGTCGGCATAGAGAACAGCGACGGCAACACCAATGTACGCTTTCACCAGGAGGACACGCTAAAGAGGATTTTGGAGAGGCTTGAAGAAAAGGGACTGACAGTCAACCGCTTCAGGGCCGACTGCGGCTCATGCTCGGAAGACATTGTGGATGAGGTCAGGAAGCATTGCAGGACGTTCTACATACGCGCCAACCGCTGCAGCTCGCTCTATGATGACATCTTTGCCCTCAGGGGATGGAAGAGGGAGGAGATTAACGACATTGAGTTTGAGCTGAACTCAATTCTCGTTGAGAAATGGAAGGGCAAGCCGTATCGCCTGGTAATCCAGAGGCAGAGACGCATGGGCTGTGAACTTGACCTGTGGGAGGGGGAATACACATACCGCTGCATCCTGACCAACGATTACGAAGCATCCATGAGGGACATCGTGGAGTTTTATAACATGCGTGGGGGAAAGGAACGCATCTTTGATGACATGGCGGGTGGATTCGGATGGGGCCGACTGCCAAAATCATTCATGGCGGAAAATACTGTGTTCCTGCTCCTGACGGCACTGATACGCAATTTCTACAAGGCCATCATGCAAAGGATTGAAGTGAAGAAGTTCGGGCTAAAGGAAACCAGCCGTATCAAGACCTTTGTCTTCAAGTTCATCTCCGTGCCTGCAAAGTGGATTAAGACTGCAAGACAATATGTGCTGAACATCTACACCGACAACCATGCATATGTAGAAGCCTTCAAAACTTCTTCAGGATGA
- a CDS encoding TPR end-of-group domain-containing protein translates to MKRFLILAMLFCCSIAFAQNVKRPDTYNYNRGVEAIQNNNAEEALEYLNKELEDNPNNGYALAWIATVRKYQEEYGRALTAVDLAIKYIPKKDKQYRAFAYIVRAEVYIGLDEKDKALADFTSAVRETPDDADVYEKRANLYYYMDKYDLADKDYQKIISLDPGSVMGYMGLGRNANAEKRYLEAVEQFNYVTKLASDYSSGYSFRAESYIGLKKYNEAIDDIIKALDIDYDNKAFHLMQEVADSTMTPLVAKLKIQATKNPNNSYWPYCLGVIHERTKSYKKAIDYYTNSIEKDLSPVTAERIANCYSEMGNFASALEHINHAIALDSTDYDYIMAKADLLYESGDTKNAILELDKYVNRYPEYAFGYYRRGWYKDNSEDIDGAIEDYSMTIVLDPSYAYSYLGRADMYAQKKDAESATADYQKVIELDTIPNNGSCAQYAYWGLGQKEKAIEFMNKVIANDSEDAGNYYDAACLHSRMGETDAAIDFLKTALEKGYRRFAHLEMDDDLDAIRDLPKFKELIERYKKMFESEIEENIVDEATYEDRIVEVPFTKEGGVCKVKCSINELPLYFVFDTGASDVSISSVEATFMMKNGYLKSTDVIGKQNYMMANGEISAGTVLNLRNVNFGGLNLDNIRASVVHNQSAPLLLGQSVLNRLGNIEIDNIKGVLRITHKVKVN, encoded by the coding sequence TATGCTTTAGCCTGGATTGCTACTGTACGCAAGTATCAGGAAGAATACGGTCGTGCACTAACAGCTGTAGATTTGGCAATTAAATACATTCCTAAAAAGGATAAGCAATATAGAGCATTTGCATACATTGTTCGTGCCGAAGTCTATATAGGTCTCGACGAGAAAGACAAGGCTCTTGCCGATTTCACATCTGCTGTAAGGGAAACTCCTGACGATGCCGATGTATATGAGAAACGAGCCAATCTTTACTACTACATGGATAAATATGATTTAGCTGATAAAGACTATCAAAAAATCATATCTCTTGATCCGGGTAGTGTGATGGGATATATGGGTCTAGGAAGAAATGCCAATGCTGAAAAAAGGTATCTGGAAGCAGTAGAACAATTCAACTATGTAACCAAATTAGCTTCCGACTATTCTTCGGGCTATTCTTTCCGTGCAGAAAGCTATATCGGTTTGAAAAAATACAATGAAGCCATAGACGACATTATTAAAGCATTAGATATTGACTATGACAACAAAGCTTTTCATCTAATGCAAGAAGTAGCGGATTCTACGATGACTCCTTTAGTGGCAAAATTGAAAATACAGGCAACGAAAAATCCAAACAATAGTTATTGGCCTTATTGCTTAGGAGTAATACATGAACGAACTAAGTCTTATAAAAAGGCGATTGATTATTATACCAATAGTATAGAAAAAGACCTTTCACCTGTAACAGCTGAAAGGATTGCAAATTGTTATAGTGAAATGGGAAACTTTGCTTCGGCATTGGAACACATAAATCACGCCATAGCTTTGGATTCAACAGACTATGATTATATAATGGCTAAAGCAGACCTATTGTATGAGTCTGGTGATACAAAGAATGCAATCTTGGAATTGGATAAATATGTGAACCGTTATCCGGAATACGCCTTTGGTTATTACCGACGTGGCTGGTATAAAGATAATAGTGAAGATATTGATGGGGCTATTGAAGATTATTCAATGACAATAGTTTTAGATCCATCTTATGCCTACTCTTATTTAGGTAGAGCTGATATGTATGCTCAGAAAAAAGACGCAGAATCAGCCACTGCCGATTATCAAAAAGTAATTGAACTTGATACAATACCAAACAATGGCTCATGCGCTCAATATGCTTATTGGGGATTAGGGCAAAAGGAGAAAGCAATTGAGTTTATGAATAAAGTGATAGCCAACGATTCCGAAGATGCCGGCAATTATTATGATGCGGCATGTTTGCATTCAAGAATGGGAGAAACTGATGCAGCAATAGATTTTCTGAAAACAGCTTTAGAGAAGGGCTATCGACGTTTTGCCCATCTTGAAATGGATGATGATTTGGATGCTATAAGGGATTTGCCGAAATTCAAGGAACTGATAGAACGGTATAAGAAGATGTTTGAATCGGAAATCGAAGAAAATATCGTTGATGAAGCTACATACGAAGACCGTATTGTTGAAGTTCCTTTCACTAAAGAAGGTGGCGTTTGCAAAGTGAAATGTTCAATCAACGAGCTACCTTTGTATTTTGTGTTTGATACCGGAGCATCGGATGTTTCAATTTCATCGGTCGAAGCCACATTTATGATGAAAAACGGCTACTTAAAATCAACCGATGTAATAGGTAAACAAAACTATATGATGGCAAACGGTGAGATTAGTGCAGGAACTGTTCTTAATCTTCGTAATGTAAATTTTGGAGGGTTAAATTTGGATAATATCCGTGCATCGGTCGTGCATAATCAATCCGCACCTCTGCTTTTGGGGCAATCAGTGCTCAATCGTTTGGGAAATATTGAGATTGATAATATAAAAGGCGTATTGAGAATTACGCATAAGGTTAAAGTAAACTGA
- a CDS encoding helix-turn-helix transcriptional regulator — protein sequence MKQEINRLKVVLAEKKRTNRWLAAQLGKNEATISKWCTNKSQPSLDDLVVIARCLEVDTKDLLHSITE from the coding sequence ATGAAACAAGAAATCAATAGATTGAAAGTAGTATTGGCTGAAAAAAAGCGGACGAACCGTTGGCTTGCCGCACAATTAGGTAAAAATGAAGCCACCATATCCAAATGGTGTACTAATAAGAGTCAGCCAAGTTTGGATGATTTAGTCGTTATAGCAAGATGTTTAGAAGTCGACACAAAAGATTTACTCCATTCGATAACTGAGTAA